A single window of Candidatus Woesearchaeota archaeon DNA harbors:
- a CDS encoding Lrp/AsnC family transcriptional regulator, with product MDQKDVEIISQLRENARMPLTKMSRRTRIPVSTLFDRIRSNEQTIILRYTSLLDFNKLGYHARAHVHLRVSREDKELLKIFLLSHPSVNAVYRINNGYDFMVEGIFQQVKDLEEFIEHVEQQFSIIDKRSYFIIEDLKREGFLCPKMLTAE from the coding sequence ATGGATCAAAAGGATGTTGAGATTATTTCGCAACTAAGAGAAAATGCACGAATGCCGCTGACCAAAATGAGCCGGAGAACAAGAATTCCGGTTTCAACCTTGTTTGATCGGATTCGGTCGAACGAACAAACGATCATTCTCCGGTACACGTCTTTACTTGATTTCAACAAACTTGGCTATCATGCTCGTGCACATGTCCATCTTCGAGTTAGCCGTGAAGATAAGGAACTACTCAAAATCTTTCTGTTGAGTCATCCTTCGGTTAATGCAGTCTATCGCATCAACAATGGGTATGACTTTATGGTTGAAGGTATCTTTCAGCAGGTGAAAGATCTTGAAGAGTTTATCGAACATGTCGAGCAACAGTTCTCGATAATTGATAAACGGTCTTATTTTATTATCGAAGATCTCAAGCGGGAAGGCTTTTTGTGCCCAAAGATGTTAACGGCCGAATAA